In Geotalea uraniireducens, the genomic window ACGATGGCCCGCCGCCGTGGTGACAACCCGGTCTATGCCCTGCTCCCCGTCGAACTCGACGGCTTCGATGAACTGGCCGAACTGGCCCTCGATATCCGCTGGTCCTGGGATCACGGGACCGATGAACTCTGGCGGGAGCTTGATCCGGTACTCTGGGAACTGACCCGGAACCCGTGGGTGGTGCTCCAGACCGTGGCGCGGGATCGGTTGCAGCAGGTGCTGGCCGATCCGGGCTTCCGCCGGCGGGTGGACGGTTTCGTCAAGAACGGCCGGCGGGAACTGGCGGGTACCAGCTGGTTCCGGCACCGGCATGGCGACGGGCCGCTCGGCACCGTCGCCTACTTCAGCATGGAATTCATGCTCAGCGAAGCGCTGCCGATTTACTCGGGCGGGCTCGGCAACGTGGCGGGCGACCAGCTCAAGGCGGCCAGCGACCTGGGCGTGCCGGTGATCGGCATCGGTCTTCTCTACCAGCAGGGGTACTTCCGCCAGGCCATCGACAGCAGCGGCATGCAGCAGGCGCTCTTCCCCTACAACGACCCCGGGCAGCTGCCGATCACCCCGCTTCGCGAACCGAACGGCGAGTGGCTGCGCCTCGAACTCCGCCTGCCCGGCTATTCGGTCTGGCTGCGGGCCTGGCAGGTGACCATCGGCCGGGTGCGGCTCTACCTGCTCGATTCCAACGACCCGGCGAATCTTCCCGCCCACCGCGGCATCACCAGCGAACTGTATGGCGGCGGCGCGGAGCTGCGGCTGATGCAGGAGCTGGTGCTCGGCATCGGCGGCTGGCGGCTGCTCCGGGCGCTTGGCATCAACCCGGAGGTTTGCCACCTGAACGAGGGGCATGCCGCCTTTGCCGTCCTTGAACGGGCCCGCTCGTTCATGAAGGAGACCGGCCAGCCGTTCGAAGTGGCACTGGCCGTCATCCGGGCCGGCAATCTCTTCACTACCCACACCCCGGTCCCGGCCGGCTTCGACCGGTTCAGCCCCGCCCTGATCGAGCAGTATCTCGGCACCTATGCCCGGGAGCGGCTCGGCATCCCCTTTGCCGAGCTGCTGGCCCTCGGCCGGGTCCGGGCCGACGACCCCGCCGAGCCGTTCAATATGGCCTGTCTGGCGATTCGCGGCAGCGGGGCGGTCAACGGGGTGAGCCGGTTGCACGGGGCGGTCAGCCGGCGGATTTTCACGCCGCTCTTCCCCCGCTGGCCGGTCGCCGAAGTTCCGGTGGGACATGTTACCAACGGCATCCATGTCCCCACCTGGCATTCGCCGGCGGCGGACGCGCTCTGGACCGACGTCTGCGGCAAGGAGCGCTGGCTGCAGGCGACGGAGTCGCTGGAAGAGACGATGCGGCCGATCAGCGATGCGGCCTTCTGGCAGCTGCGCGCCACCGCCCGGACCGCCCTGGTCGAGCTGATCCGCTCCCGGCAGGTGCGCCAGCTGGCCTCCACCGGCGCGGCCGTTGCCGAGATCGACGCGGCGCGCAACCTGTTCGACGCCAACATCCTGACCCTCGGCTTCGCCCGCCGCTTTGCCACCTACAAGCGGCCGAACCTGCTGCTTCACGACCCAGAGCGGCTGCTTCGCCTGCTGACTGATCCGCAGCGGCCGGTGCAGCTGGTGGTCGCCGGCAAGGCCCATCCGGCGGACCGGGCTGGCCAGGAGATGATCCGCCAATGGGTGGAGTTCGTCCGGCGGCCCGAAGCGCGCCGGCGGGTGGTTTTCCTGAGCGACTACGACATGTTCCTGACCCAGCGGCTGGTGCAGGGGGTGGACGTCTGGCTCAATACACCCCGTCGCCCCTGGGAGGCCTGCGGCACCAGCGGCATGAAGGTGCTGGCCAACGGCGGGCTCAACCTGTCGGAACTGGACGGCTGGTGGGCTGAGGCTTACTGCCCGGAGGTCGGCTGGGCGCTGGGCGACGGCCGCGAACACGGCGACGACCCGGCCTGGGATGCCGCCGAGGCCGAGGAGCTGTACCGGCTGCTGGAAGAAGAGGTGGTCCCCGCCTTTTACCGCCGTGACCGGGATGGCATTCCGACCGACTGGGTGGCGCGGGTCCGCGAGAGTATCGCCCGGCTGACCCCGCAGTTCTCCGCCAACCGGACCGTCCGGGAATACACCGACCGCTACTATCTGCCGGCGGCTGCCGAATACCGGCGGCGGGCCGCCGACGGGGGGGCGGCCGGCGCGGCACAGGTCGACTGGCGGCGGGCCCTGGAGCGCGACTGGGCGAAGCTCCGTTTCGGCGAGTTGCAGATCACTACCACCGACGGGGAACACGAGTTCACCCTCCAGGTCTACCTCGACGGCCTCGCTCCGGAAGGGGTGACGGTCGAGCTGTATGCCGACGGGGTGGACGGCGGGGCGCCCGAACGGCTGGCAATGACCCGGGGACCGCAGCTGGTCGGCGCGGCCAACGGCTATCTCTACGCGATTCGCCTGCCGGCGGCGCGGCCGGCTGCCGACTATACCCCCCGGGTCGTTCCCGCCTTGCCGGGGGTGGCGGTGCCGCTGGAAGTCGGGGCGGTCTGCTGGCAGCGCTGAGTGAGCTGCCATTTTTCCGGTTGCCCCGGCGGCTTTTCCGGTGTAGAGTGGTTATGACAACATTACCACTTCGGAAGGATCTGGACGATGAACAAGCTGGACGGGGACAGCCGCCTGCCGCTCTACTGCCGGCTGGAGCTGGAGCTGCGGCGCGCCATTGCCGCCGGAACCTGGCGGGTCGATGAGGCGATCCCGCCGGAGCGGGTGCTGGTGGAACAGTACGGGGTGAGCCGGATCACCGTTCGCCAGGCATTGGCCAATCTGGTGGCCGAGGGGCTTCTCTACCGGAAACATGGCACCGGCACCTTCGTGGCGGCAGCGCGGAGCGGGGCGATTGCCGAATCGCTCAGCGAACTGACCGGTCATCTCGAAGAGCTGCAGTTACGGGGGCTGGCGCCGCAGGTGCGGGTGTTGACCCTGGAGCGCCGGGAACTGCCGGCGAAAGTGGCGGCGGCCCTGGAGCGGCCGGCCGGCGCCGCGGGGTGGTATCTGTACCGGATCGTTACCGTCGGCCGGCAGCCGCTGATGCTCTCGACGGTCTGGCTGCCGGCGGATCTGGGGATCGAACTGACCGGGGCGATGGTGGCGCGGGAAGGGATGGCGCGGCTGTTG contains:
- the glgP gene encoding alpha-glucan family phosphorylase, with the protein product MARRRGDNPVYALLPVELDGFDELAELALDIRWSWDHGTDELWRELDPVLWELTRNPWVVLQTVARDRLQQVLADPGFRRRVDGFVKNGRRELAGTSWFRHRHGDGPLGTVAYFSMEFMLSEALPIYSGGLGNVAGDQLKAASDLGVPVIGIGLLYQQGYFRQAIDSSGMQQALFPYNDPGQLPITPLREPNGEWLRLELRLPGYSVWLRAWQVTIGRVRLYLLDSNDPANLPAHRGITSELYGGGAELRLMQELVLGIGGWRLLRALGINPEVCHLNEGHAAFAVLERARSFMKETGQPFEVALAVIRAGNLFTTHTPVPAGFDRFSPALIEQYLGTYARERLGIPFAELLALGRVRADDPAEPFNMACLAIRGSGAVNGVSRLHGAVSRRIFTPLFPRWPVAEVPVGHVTNGIHVPTWHSPAADALWTDVCGKERWLQATESLEETMRPISDAAFWQLRATARTALVELIRSRQVRQLASTGAAVAEIDAARNLFDANILTLGFARRFATYKRPNLLLHDPERLLRLLTDPQRPVQLVVAGKAHPADRAGQEMIRQWVEFVRRPEARRRVVFLSDYDMFLTQRLVQGVDVWLNTPRRPWEACGTSGMKVLANGGLNLSELDGWWAEAYCPEVGWALGDGREHGDDPAWDAAEAEELYRLLEEEVVPAFYRRDRDGIPTDWVARVRESIARLTPQFSANRTVREYTDRYYLPAAAEYRRRAADGGAAGAAQVDWRRALERDWAKLRFGELQITTTDGEHEFTLQVYLDGLAPEGVTVELYADGVDGGAPERLAMTRGPQLVGAANGYLYAIRLPAARPAADYTPRVVPALPGVAVPLEVGAVCWQR
- a CDS encoding GntR family transcriptional regulator — encoded protein: MNKLDGDSRLPLYCRLELELRRAIAAGTWRVDEAIPPERVLVEQYGVSRITVRQALANLVAEGLLYRKHGTGTFVAAARSGAIAESLSELTGHLEELQLRGLAPQVRVLTLERRELPAKVAAALERPAGAAGWYLYRIVTVGRQPLMLSTVWLPADLGIELTGAMVAREGMARLLTAHGHLPEKGVQRIGAVAAGPEEARLLGVRKGDPALRVCRVIVGAGGRPLVWFRTLYRADRYEYEVELKRRRA